In a single window of the Arachis hypogaea cultivar Tifrunner chromosome 6, arahy.Tifrunner.gnm2.J5K5, whole genome shotgun sequence genome:
- the LOC112695721 gene encoding uncharacterized protein, translating into MANRADPDIDDDLRDLYKEYTGPLGSAPTNTQDREKSNKRSHAGSDEEEEPRDPNAVPTDFTSREAKVWEAKSKATERNWKKRKEEEMICKLCGESGHFTQGCPTTLGANRKSQDFFERIPARDKNVRALFTEKVLNKIERDIGCKIKMDEKFIIVSGKDRLILAKGVDAVHKIREEGEQRGTSSSHMARSRSPEQSPVGARFQRSEPQRSHSGPRNASQFQQRFGRQERAVEDRVREDMQKFARGSPQAYGNSGARGRSSHSRSPRQPPYTGNSYNSIDGRNQNIGSYRNDGWDSHRRESAGIQPSHQFDYSTSPKTLEELELEYKKEATELMKNRDREEDEENFKHREAVRDLRENYMNKVAMLRVSHAKQWEEFLQLEAQRHQQHTIQQIPSGFGSYKQQNFTEYDGSAVNPHYAGPNLPLESRNRFSDMETYPTRPHDNFGDFQRRGGDFAKAYNRY; encoded by the exons ATGGCAAATAGAGCTGATCCTGATATTGACGACGATTTGCGTGATCTTTACAAGGAGTACACTGGTCCTCTGGGATCTGCTCCTACCAATACGCAAGATAGggaaaaatcaaacaaaaggtCTCATGCTGGTTCAGATGAAGAGGAGGAGCCACGGGACCCTAATGCTGTTCCAACCGATTTCACCAGCCGAGAGGCTAAGGTTTGGGAGGCTAAGTCAAAGGCTACTGAGAGGaattggaagaaaaggaaagaagaggaAATGATCTGCAAACTTTGTGGAGAATCAGGGCATTTCACTCAG GGTTGTCCGACTACTCTTGGAGCAAACCGCAAGTCTCAAGATTTCTTTGAAAGGATACCCGCAAGGGATAAAAATGTAAGAGCGCTTTTCACAGAGAAAGTTCTAAACAAGATTGAAAGGGATATTGGCTGCAAAATTAAGATGGATGAGAAATTTATTATTGTCAGTGGTAAGGATAGATTAATTTTGGCAAAAGGTGTTGATGCGGTGCACAAGATTAGAGAGGAGGGTGAACAAAGaggaacttctagttctcacatgGCCAGGTCAAGGTCTCCTGAGCAAAGTCCTGTTGGTGCTCGGTTTCAACGATCTGAGCCCCAGAGGTCTCATTCTGGACCGCGAAATGCATCTCAGTTTCAACAAAGGTTTGGTAGGCAAGAGAGAGCTGTTGAAGACCGCGTGCGAGAGGACATGCAAAAGTTTGCAAGAGGTTCTCCACAAG CTTATGGTAATAGTGGAGCAAGAGGTCGGTCAAGCCATTCAAGATCACCAAGACAGCCCCCTTACACAGGGAACTCATATAATTCAATTGATGGCCGCAATCAGAACATAGGATCTTATAGGAATGATGGGTGGGATTCTCACAGAAGAGAATCTGCAGGGATCCAACCCAGTCATCAGTTTGATTATAGCACTTCCCCCAAGACTTTAGAAGAATTAGAGTTGGAGTATAAGAAAGAGGCAACTGAGCTAATGAAAAACCGTGACagggaagaagatgaagaaaatttCAAGCATCGTGAG GCTGTTCGAGACTTGAGGGAGAACTACATGAACAAAGTTGCTATGTTAAGGGTCTCACATGCTAAACAATGGGAAGAGTTTCTTCAGCTTGAAGCCCAGAGGCATCAACAGCACACAATCCAACAAATCCCTTCTGGTTTTGGCAGTTATAAGCAGCAGAATTTCACCGAATATGATGGTTCCGCTGTCAATCCTCACTATGCTGGGCCCAACTTACCCTTGGAATCGAGGAACAGGTTCTCAGACATGGAGACTTATCCTACCAGGCCTCACGATAATTTTGGTGATTTTCAGAGGCGTGGTGGAGATTTTGCAAAAGCTTACAACAGATATTAA